From Spirochaetota bacterium:
AGAAGACATACATCAAGGCATAGTAAATCCAAATATTATCCATGACGAGATTCAGATAAACAGGGCAAGAGAAATATGTGTAAAAGAGATAATTTCACTACACCAGGATGGAATTATTCATCTATCTGATTAGCATCACCCCCAGTATCTTTTATATATTGACCAATCCTATCAATTCCATCCCTCAATTCATCATATTGTGATAGGCTAACTGTTATGCCCTTCTGTGTGGGATTGTAAACAATATTGCCATCATTATCTATCGCCTGATACCATATCCTTATGTTAATCAACTCCTTCCCCTTAAATTCCGATACCTCAATTCTGATTATCTCTCTATTGTTCTTTTGAATGTCCTTGATGATCGCGCTCATAAAAAAGGTCCTTTTCATTATTATGATATATGTAACCAGATCAATACTATTGAAAAGAATTTCAAGGATATTTTCTTTACTGATAGGATTTATTAATTTCTTAAGGAAAATACTTGCCAACTCTCCAAGTACAGGTTATTCTAATATCCATAAAAGTAAAAAATCTTCTACTTAATGACTTCAATAAGTCTTAATAACATTTGAATACTTTCAAAATTGTTGAATTTTCACATATTATATATGTAAATGATTGACTGAAGTTATAGCGTGTAACAATGTTAACATATTGTGACTCTCCTTTCAATCATAAACAAAAGTGGGAGTTACCATTAGATAAATAATTATTGTGGAGGAAAATCTATGAAAAGAAAATCTCTAATTTCACTCTTGCTGATCACGTCATTACTCTTTTTAACATTTTGTGGAGATGATGATACGACTGAATTGGCCTGGATAAATGAATCTGATGGAGCAATAAATGAAATAATATGGGCAAATTATGATGCGCTATGGGTAAAGGCAGGTGGATATAATCCAGAGGAGACAACCGAATCAAAAGAGATCAACCAATTCGCAGGCGATGTAGCATGTAATATATACGATGATGATGCTGGAGACTTTATTGAAGCGAATGTCACAATAGGTGAGACTACTTCAAGCGCACTTGTTCTTTCTGAAGGTGAGTCTTACGTTTATACGATTACAGCTCAGCCAACCAAATAACCGATATAATACATTGGATAAATGAGAAAGGCAGTAGTAATGCTTAATAGAAATAATATCTTCGTTTCTCTTTTCTTGATTATTTGCATTTTAATATCATCCCATATTCAAGCAGAGAAAAAAAAATATAGATGGATAAAAATATCTGGCAAATGGGAAATTAGAAGGGATTTTAAAGAATCCTTTCTCATAGAGACCAAGGCTAAGACAAGGATGTGGGGGAATAGTGAGTTAATTAACCATAACTCAATAATCTCAACTAAACCTGTTAAAGACTACACCTCTATAAGATTATCAATAGAGATACTGAATCCTATTAGTAGTCCAGTTGAGGATATGATTTTCTTCTCTGCAAAAAATTTAAAAGAGTTTTATGCCTTTAAGTTTTCAGGTGATGAGAATAGAATAAATAGAATTACTTTTATTAACTCAAAGATCAAAGATACTAGGAAGAGGCGCACAGAAAAATGGAATTTCATAATTACAGAACTCGTATCCAAGAACCATACAATAAAGTATAATACAGTATACAGGATTGAAATAAGATTACAAGAAGAGGATGTGAGTCTATTGATAAATGAAGATTATATAATCACGACATATGCACCTGATATACTGAATGAGGGAAAGATTGGATTCAGCAATAGAAATGCGATGCTTCGAATATCTGACGTGAAGGTCTTAAAAGGTGAAGAAATTATTTTCAAAGACGATTTCTCCCAAGATGCAATTAGAAGATATAAAGCAACTGTAAAGAGGACTAAAAAATAATTTTCTATTATATCATCTACAAATACCCAGCTCCATCTTTATGAAGTGTTCCAAATGCCTCTATCTGCCACAAAATTACATTTGACGTCAATCAGTGACTTATTCAATCTTTTCGAATCTACACTGTCTATCCTGATAAAGAAGAAATGCCTGATTATCTTGAAAGTCAAAATGTATAGGGGAACTGCCAATATGAGCAGAAATTCTGTTTCCTTCAATATCGCCTACAATTTCAAATTCCACAACATCCTGTCGAAGAAGAATTATAGTATATT
This genomic window contains:
- a CDS encoding transcriptional coactivator p15/PC4 family protein; protein product: MASIFLKKLINPISKENILEILFNSIDLVTYIIIMKRTFFMSAIIKDIQKNNREIIRIEVSEFKGKELINIRIWYQAIDNDGNIVYNPTQKGITVSLSQYDELRDGIDRIGQYIKDTGGDANQIDE